From Bacteroidota bacterium, the proteins below share one genomic window:
- a CDS encoding helix-turn-helix transcriptional regulator: protein MMKQKSNTGKHTASAIAEAYILPSELTKAQKESAEKEFLAFRKKKMIESNDNQRLISRLLQLRYHIEDYINGHEFTPDKAFTFFLNEYLKTIDKKKKEFAQEIHIHETKLSQIINGRVKPNDRFIIRLEIHSNNIFPALFWFKLIRMEQEYELENNIEIRKKEARFVKNKLELSL, encoded by the coding sequence ATGATGAAACAAAAAAGTAATACAGGTAAGCATACAGCTTCAGCAATTGCCGAAGCTTACATATTACCTTCCGAACTAACCAAAGCGCAAAAAGAAAGTGCAGAGAAGGAATTTCTTGCGTTTCGAAAAAAGAAAATGATTGAATCAAACGATAATCAACGTTTGATATCCCGTTTGCTGCAATTGCGCTACCATATTGAAGATTATATTAACGGGCATGAGTTTACTCCTGATAAAGCGTTTACTTTTTTTCTCAATGAGTATTTGAAAACCATTGATAAAAAGAAAAAAGAATTCGCGCAGGAAATACATATCCATGAAACAAAGTTGAGTCAGATTATCAATGGACGTGTTAAGCCCAATGATCGGTTTATTATCCGGCTTGAGATTCATTCCAATAATATTTTTCCTGCATTATTTTGGTTCAAACTTATTCGTATGGAACAAGAATACGAGCTTGAAAACAACATCGAAATCAGGAAAAAAGAAGCCCGTTTTGTGAAAAATAAACTTGAATTGAGTTTATGA